Genomic window (Rhododendron vialii isolate Sample 1 chromosome 4a, ASM3025357v1):
aacctagaacctgcattttcaaaaaataaaacaataactCGGTGCAACACTAGATGTTAGTAACTTAGTGCGCGTGATCCGAGATAGCCATCTTAACAATCATTGGCCCAATTATAATCTTCCAAATCATCCATTGCCTTTGCCTGAACAAAATTtagagttctttttttttgaacaaacatGCTCATAGTAGCTGAGATCGACTACTCGAATTGTATAGTACGTATAATATAATCCGTATCTTAAAAACTTAATCAAGTCCTTTAACTCTACTAAAAAACAAACATATGGATTAGCAGGCAAGGAAGATTTGAACCCCCGACAGTACATAATAGATAAACCAAGTCCTTCAACTCTTATCACTTGAGCTAGACTTGGAGTTCACCTTTGCATAGTAAAGGAATCTTCTACAAAAAATACTCTTCACTCCGTACCAATAATGCACCAAATGCCTATGCTTTTTTTCTGAGTAGGTTCACAACAGAGAAAAAGATACTCCACTCCACTAGGCAAGGAAAAAGGAAACGCAAACCATATGTGTATCTTTAAACATTGGAGGAAAGTagaaaaaagggagaaaggAAAGGATTTGACACACTGTATTCCTGTTAAATCAGCCAAACACCTCCATAATCCCCCATAAAAAAAGACACAAGACATTAGAAACAGCTGAACATACAGCAGACCAACCCAAAGAAGGGCtgtaaaaaggaaaaacaaatagaggAACTAACTATATTACTCTATCCATCCCatgatctttcttttttgaaaccGTGTCGTTTtgattaccaaaacaaaaagcaCTTCCATACATAACGTTATGATCTTTGTCACACCAATTTAAAGGGTCTTCCAATTGGTGcgaaaaaagtcaaaaaaattatgcaaaaaagtacttttgttttctGATTCGCAAAACAAAACGATTCTCAAGAAAGAACTAAATAAttgaacggagggagtaaaacaCTTGACCTAACAAGAGTACACATTCTTTTACTAGTAAGGAACAAGAACCAACACATTCGAACACTAAGATACCATTCCATCATCAACGATGAGTTTCGCTTTTCGTAAAATCTGCTTCATGGTGCAGTGGTTTAGGAGGATCGATTGGGATAGTCCCAACTGTTAAGAAACCAGATGAGTTGCCATTGTTGACTCTGACAGGCATCGAGCCGACTGTGAGTGTGTCAACGGCCTTGGTATCTCCTACTGTAGCCACATTAGATGCAGCTTCTGCTTTAGATACAGCCTCTTTTCGGTTGATTGTGAGTGAACCAATCTTCACTGAAGATGCATAATCCTCTTTTGGTTCATCCACAATGCGCTCACAATTTCCCTTAGCAATACTTAGGCTGCTGGCATCAGAATCCGAGCTATTAAGTTCACTAGGCTTGGTAGTTTTCTGCTCTTCTCCAGAAGTCATGTCAAACAGAAAATTGTGCTTCCGGGGGGGATCCAATGCAGGAATAAGGAATGAACTTCCGTAGCCTTTGACCAGTAACCGAGTTTTCTCCTCCCGCATGATCTTTTGTCGATTTTCATAGTACATGAAATCATCAAGTAAAGATGTCTTCCATTtgtagtttttgaaaattttaagcaTCTCGATACCTTGTTTATACCTTATCTGCACATAAACAGGGATTGTCAAAAGCTTTACAAGCAGAGCCAAAATGTGCTACCTCGTAGACATTGATATCATAAAATTGCCAAGTGAACAAAAAGATCAAAGCGGATTGCAGAGTATGAGCACATTGTTTATTATGTAGATATTGATACCATCTGAAATAAGAACTAAAAACAAGGACACCAAATAACATCAGAATGCACGGTGGAGAAAATGGCTTCAAGAACCCATTTGGAGGCCAAAATGCAAATTGGTTATTCGAGGAGAAAAtagtgaggaagaaagagagaaacaccagaaaaggagaaaaatgaacACATAGACCAGCTGTAGACCATCTAAACAACCTCTTGAATATCTAATCTAAACACTTTCAGTTCAAGCCAAAGACCAAGGCAATAAGGAGTATTGGCCAAATTGAAGGAGCTAACATCAAAACTTGGCATGACATCTCAAAACCATTACAAACGTGACTTGTAATGGATCCGCAGATAATTCGCTGCCCACACTGTGGGTGGGGAAAGAACTGCAGCCAAGCAAAACTGACTGCAGTAGGTCGCTGCTTGGGTGAAGTAAAATATCAATTCGGACACTTTTTGAAGATCTTTACTGATCTATTAAATTGGTGCTTTTGTATGTACTAGTTTCCGGCACACTCCATGTTATTCTGGTATCAATTCTTCTCTCTTTGTATTTTTCAACAACCTTGATAATCTGACACAACTCTAAGTTTGTGtattgaacaaaatgcattccaccaaaatcaagaaacaaaacaatGGCATAAAACAAGAAACTTTAAGGATACAGATTCGCAGGCAGGACCGAGTTAAGGTGCATGATTGGAATGTGAAAAGTATCAGGTATCAATCTAAGCATACCTCTTGTGTATCTCTGCTATTAGTTACAGGCTTATTCTCATTGTTCTCTAAAATGATGTGCCGAAAGTTGGGATTAGATACATCTTTTATAAAGTGCCACTTCACAGGGAAGCTTCCAATCCATTTATCTTGCTGCCAGAAATCCATATCCTTGTGGAAGTCAACGGGGCCAGTCATCTCTGCAACACCACAGAATTGGCCACTTGCATTAACCTGCATCCAGAagataacaataaaaaaatacttaagaCCTACCAGAGTGAAAAAGGCAAGTGAATGAAATACTGAAATGCGAATATCTTTCAAACGATGATTGCTGTCTAACAAGCAAGCTTGTGGAATACTATAGTTCAGAAGGAAATACAGTAATACAGAATTAATGGAATGTGGCTTACAGAAAAGAACAGGAAGATAGGACAGCCTCTTTTCTCTCCAGCAGCTATTCTACAGGCATCTTCATATGCACTCTGCAGCTTCTTGTTTCCGTTTGGGGTCGATGACCAAACACTGTATTTAATACCCTTGTGCACATCATCCTCACTGTATGATTTGATTACAAAGAACTTTGCGTTCATGTAATCTATTGGAAAATCATCCCTGTTATGTTGATCAGTATAAATAATGATGTTCCCTTGTGCATCGCTCTCTCCAGCTCTGGTTGTGTAGGCTTTAACAGCGAAATGATTTTTGGATTGGTTGCTTCTAGGGCCTTGATTTTGTTCAGTCGATCCATCTGGACTTCCATTTACGTCATTTGAAACTCTGCCATGGTAGGACTTGGACCGACTCTTTTCCATTGAAGTCTGGCCATTAGCACTTGATCCGAATTTAGACAAGCCAGTACTGGAAGACAATGCCATTTTTATTTGGCCACGTCGGAATGAAGTCTTCCCGTGTGAAATGTTATCTACAGCTTGAGCACCTCTACCCTGTAAatgcaaaatttggagaaaaaccctaagaaaatgattttaacaGCTGTGCTACatggttcagaaaaaaaaaaaaaaccaaccattGTAAACCTGAAGGACGTAATATATCTGACGAGAGGGGCTTTAAAATTATGTCAGCCTGAATGAAGTAACAAACCAAGACTACAATGCTCAAAGTCACTAATGATCCAACAATGTGTCCACTGCCCAGCATACCGCAGGCCTCTGGAATGAATCTTGATACCCAACAGCACATGGAAGTACAACTTCTAAGCTTAATCatgtagaaaaaatattttcctgatTTTAACTGAAATATAGGACTCACGTACCTGGAGCACGTGTGACGATGGCGAACTGGAAAAACTACCAGATATAAAGCCTCCCTGTGCTGCAGGAAGCTTACTTGGTCCAACATTAGCTTTAGGGCCTTCTGATACCCTAGCAGAGGAACGTGTCTGATTTGAAGCAGGCCTTGGTACTGTTAGTAAATTTGCAGGTGTGGAAGGCACTTTATTCTTCAGTCCTTGCCCATCAACACTTTTTTCACTAAAGGAACCAGTGTCTAAGGGTGCTGCTCCATTACTTGAGATGATCTCTGGCTCAGATTGAAATACCATGGGGTAGTAAGCAGGAGAATACATGGGGATTTCATAAGACGGGATGGTGTAATACTGTTGTGAGCCTATAAATGGGTCATCAACTCCTAGCATAGCACCAGGAATGTAAGGGTAGCAAGGGTTATATGAAGACTCTGCATATCCGTAGCTAGGTGAATAATATACATATGGCAAACTTTCAGTTTCCGCACcctgaagaaggaaaaaaaatgaacatttaCAAATACAGCAAATGAAATGAtcaaaatctagagagagagagataaaaaccGAGTACTGAACTTCTTGACCATCCAGACCAAAAAACCTATGGTGGTCATCCCAATAGCCGGGTGATTCAAATCCTGATGTATCACATTAAAGTAAAACATGATTAAGGCAACAAAAATACTATATCATCATCCTAATCGAAAATATCATAGAGTATCATATATACCTGTACAGATATACCCATAGTTAGTGGCAGTAGGGTAATACAAGCCCGGTTCAACTACAAACTCTGGGCCTCCTTCGCTATACATGGTGGGAAATGATTCAAGAGGTGGACTTGCTAAACGAGGGTTTGACTCGGTGCCTTGAATCTAAAAGACAAGGTATTCGATGTGATTACAGTCTACTATCAAAGTATCACAGATACACACAACATAAACTTGGCAAAACAGTTCAAAATAAGGAATGATGCAATTGAAAGAGAAGCGATTGTTGAAGAATTACCAGATATGCTTCTCTATTTCTACCAGAAATTCTGTACATTCCCATTCCACTACTGCCGCCACTGCCAAACAGAGGTGGTATTGTATAAgcaaaaaaaactccaaatatatAATCATTAGTTGAAGTTAAAGTTTCACATCAGAGAAATGCTGACTG
Coding sequences:
- the LOC131322551 gene encoding YTH domain-containing protein ECT4-like, coding for MGMYRISGRNREAYLIQGTESNPRLASPPLESFPTMYSEGGPEFVVEPGLYYPTATNYGYICTGFESPGYWDDHHRFFGLDGQEVQYSGAETESLPYVYYSPSYGYAESSYNPCYPYIPGAMLGVDDPFIGSQQYYTIPSYEIPMYSPAYYPMVFQSEPEIISSNGAAPLDTGSFSEKSVDGQGLKNKVPSTPANLLTVPRPASNQTRSSARVSEGPKANVGPSKLPAAQGGFISGSFSSSPSSHVLQGRGAQAVDNISHGKTSFRRGQIKMALSSSTGLSKFGSSANGQTSMEKSRSKSYHGRVSNDVNGSPDGSTEQNQGPRSNQSKNHFAVKAYTTRAGESDAQGNIIIYTDQHNRDDFPIDYMNAKFFVIKSYSEDDVHKGIKYSVWSSTPNGNKKLQSAYEDACRIAAGEKRGCPIFLFFSVNASGQFCGVAEMTGPVDFHKDMDFWQQDKWIGSFPVKWHFIKDVSNPNFRHIILENNENKPVTNSRDTQEIRYKQGIEMLKIFKNYKWKTSLLDDFMYYENRQKIMREEKTRLLVKGYGSSFLIPALDPPRKHNFLFDMTSGEEQKTTKPSELNSSDSDASSLSIAKGNCERIVDEPKEDYASSVKIGSLTINRKEAVSKAEAASNVATVGDTKAVDTLTVGSMPVRVNNGNSSGFLTVGTIPIDPPKPLHHEADFTKSETHR